Proteins encoded in a region of the Mycolicibacterium neoaurum genome:
- a CDS encoding TetR/AcrR family transcriptional regulator, which translates to MTQPASRRDELLQLAATMFAERGLKATTVRDIADSAGILSGSLYHHFKSKEQMVEEVLRDFLDWLFERYQQVLSTESTPLDRLKGLFMASFEAIEHRHAQVVIYQDEAKRLSALGQFGFVDERNREQRKMWVDLLHDGVADGSFRPDLDVDLIYRFIRDTTWVSVRWYQPGGPLTAEEVGRQYLAIVLGGITTEGVS; encoded by the coding sequence ATGACACAGCCGGCAAGCCGTCGCGATGAGCTGCTACAGCTCGCCGCAACGATGTTCGCCGAGCGCGGCCTGAAAGCCACCACCGTGCGCGATATCGCCGATTCGGCGGGCATCCTGTCGGGCAGCCTCTATCACCATTTCAAATCCAAGGAACAGATGGTGGAGGAGGTCCTGCGAGACTTCCTCGACTGGCTCTTCGAGCGGTATCAGCAGGTCCTTTCGACCGAGTCGACGCCGCTGGACCGCCTCAAGGGACTGTTCATGGCGTCCTTCGAGGCGATCGAACACCGGCACGCGCAGGTGGTGATCTATCAGGACGAGGCAAAACGGCTCTCGGCGCTGGGTCAGTTCGGGTTCGTCGACGAGCGCAACCGCGAGCAGCGAAAGATGTGGGTCGACCTGTTGCACGACGGGGTCGCCGACGGGTCGTTCCGCCCCGATCTCGACGTCGACCTGATCTACCGCTTCATCCGCGACACCACCTGGGTGTCGGTGCGTTGGTATCAACCCGGAGGACCGCTCACGGCCGAGGAAGTCGGCCGCCAGTACCTCGCCATCGTTCTTGGCGGCATCACCACAGAAGGAGTCTCGTAA
- the ipdF gene encoding (5R,7aS)-5-hydroxy-7a-methyl-1-oxo-2,3,5,6,7,7a-hexahydro-1H-indene-carboxyl-CoA reductase: MSLSEVPEEIAGHGLLKGKVVLVTAAAGTGIGSTTARRALLEGADVVVSDFHERRLGETCEELAALGLGKVDAVVCDVTSTEAVDNLIAESVHKAGRLDVLVNNAGLGGQTPVVDMTDDEWDRVVNVTLTSVMRATRAALRYFRDAPHGGVIVNNASVLGWRAQHSQSHYAAAKAGVMALTRCSAIEAVEYGVRINAVSPSIARHKFLEKTSSAELLDRLAGDEAFGRAAEPWEVAATIAFLASDYSSYLTGEVISVSSQRA, encoded by the coding sequence ATGAGCCTGTCAGAAGTACCCGAAGAGATTGCCGGACACGGACTTCTGAAGGGAAAGGTCGTTCTGGTCACCGCGGCGGCCGGCACCGGGATCGGGTCGACCACCGCACGGCGGGCGCTGTTGGAGGGCGCCGACGTCGTGGTCTCCGACTTCCATGAGCGTCGGCTCGGTGAGACCTGCGAGGAGCTCGCGGCGCTCGGACTGGGCAAGGTCGATGCGGTGGTGTGCGATGTCACCTCCACCGAGGCCGTCGACAACCTGATCGCCGAATCGGTGCACAAGGCGGGACGACTGGACGTCCTGGTCAACAACGCCGGACTCGGGGGCCAGACGCCCGTTGTCGACATGACCGACGATGAGTGGGATCGCGTCGTCAACGTGACGCTGACCTCGGTCATGCGTGCCACCCGGGCGGCGCTGCGCTACTTCCGGGACGCTCCGCATGGCGGCGTCATCGTCAACAACGCCAGCGTGCTCGGCTGGCGTGCTCAGCACTCGCAGTCGCACTACGCCGCGGCCAAGGCCGGTGTCATGGCGCTGACTCGCTGCAGCGCCATTGAAGCCGTCGAGTACGGGGTCCGGATCAACGCGGTGTCCCCGAGTATCGCGCGGCACAAGTTCCTGGAGAAGACCTCATCGGCAGAGTTGCTGGACCGTCTGGCCGGCGACGAGGCTTTCGGTCGTGCGGCCGAGCCATGGGAGGTCGCAGCCACCATCGCCTTCCTGGCCAGCGACTACTCCAGTTATCTGACCGGAGAGGTCATCTCGGTCTCCAGTCAGCGCGCTTGA
- the ipdE1 gene encoding acyl-CoA dehydrogenase IpdE1 has product MIEVEEFRAEVRQWLADNLVGEYAALKGLGGPGREHEAFEERRAWNQHLAAAGLTCLGWPEEHGGRGLTVAHRVAFYEEYAKADAPDKVNHLGEELLGPTLIAYGTPEQQQRFLPGIRDVTELWSQGYSEPNAGSDLANVSTTAVLDGDEWVLNGQKVWTSLAHWAQWCFVVARSEKGSKRHAGLSFLLVPLDQPGVQIRPIIQLTGDSEFNEVFFDDARTEAALVVGEPGDGWRVAMGLLTFERGVSTLGQQIRYAREHSNLVELAKRTGAVDDPLIRERLTRSWTGLKAMRSYSLATMDVEGGGQAAPGKDNVSKLLWANWHRELGEIAMDVQGTAGLTLDNGEFDEWQRLYLFSRSDTIYGGSNEIQRNIIAERVLGLPREAKG; this is encoded by the coding sequence GTGATTGAGGTCGAGGAGTTCCGGGCCGAGGTCCGGCAGTGGCTCGCCGACAACCTCGTCGGCGAATATGCAGCGCTCAAGGGCCTCGGGGGTCCGGGCCGTGAGCATGAGGCCTTCGAGGAACGCCGGGCATGGAACCAGCATCTGGCCGCGGCGGGGTTGACCTGCCTGGGCTGGCCGGAGGAGCACGGTGGCCGTGGTCTGACGGTCGCGCATCGGGTGGCCTTCTATGAGGAGTACGCCAAGGCCGACGCACCGGACAAGGTGAATCACCTCGGTGAGGAACTGCTCGGCCCGACGCTGATCGCCTACGGCACACCCGAACAGCAGCAGCGTTTTCTGCCGGGTATCCGAGATGTCACCGAGCTGTGGAGTCAGGGCTACTCCGAGCCCAACGCCGGTAGCGATCTGGCCAATGTGTCGACCACTGCCGTGCTCGATGGTGATGAGTGGGTGCTCAACGGTCAGAAGGTCTGGACCTCGCTGGCGCACTGGGCGCAGTGGTGCTTCGTGGTCGCGCGATCCGAGAAGGGGTCCAAGCGGCATGCCGGACTGTCCTTCCTACTGGTGCCGCTGGACCAGCCGGGCGTCCAGATTCGTCCGATCATCCAGCTGACCGGTGACTCCGAATTCAACGAGGTGTTCTTCGACGACGCCCGCACCGAGGCCGCCCTCGTCGTCGGCGAACCCGGTGACGGCTGGCGGGTCGCGATGGGCCTGCTGACCTTCGAGCGTGGTGTGTCGACACTGGGTCAGCAGATCCGTTATGCCCGTGAGCATTCCAACCTGGTCGAACTGGCCAAGCGCACCGGCGCCGTCGATGACCCACTGATCCGCGAACGGTTGACCCGATCCTGGACCGGACTGAAGGCCATGCGGTCGTACTCACTGGCGACCATGGACGTGGAAGGAGGCGGCCAGGCCGCCCCAGGAAAAGACAACGTGTCGAAGCTGTTGTGGGCCAACTGGCATCGCGAGCTCGGCGAGATCGCGATGGACGTGCAGGGGACCGCTGGTCTGACCCTCGACAATGGCGAATTCGACGAGTGGCAGCGGCTGTACCTGTTCTCCCGCTCCGACACCATCTATGGCGGATCCAACGAGATCCAGCGCAACATCATCGCCGAGCGGGTGCTCGGCTTACCACGAGAGGCCAAAGGCTGA